A section of the Phycodurus eques isolate BA_2022a chromosome 4, UOR_Pequ_1.1, whole genome shotgun sequence genome encodes:
- the usp5 gene encoding LOW QUALITY PROTEIN: ubiquitin carboxyl-terminal hydrolase 5 (The sequence of the model RefSeq protein was modified relative to this genomic sequence to represent the inferred CDS: deleted 1 base in 1 codon), which produces MSDVSEVLMSVLSTIRVPKPGDRVHKDECALSFSSPESEGGLYVCMNSFLGFGSQYVDRHHARAGQRAYLHITRTRKAKKEDDNNSGSGHPPKKKPTRLAIGIEGGFDVEQEHYEEEYKVVIFPDKQEVTTEDLGAMPDVVKERVSLSMTGIIAADSVSHTLQVQQWDGEVRQESRYAADLKQLDNGVKIPPSGWRCEVCGLQENLWMNLTDGKVLCGRKYFDGSGGNNHALLYFQETGYPLAVKLGTITPDGADVYSYDEDDMVLDSKLPEHLSHFGIDMMTMEKTERTMTELEIAVNQRVGEWEVIQESGTTLRPLFGPSLTGMKNLGNSCYLNSVMQVLFTVPDFQSKYVSNIDKIIDEAPSDPTQDFKTQVAKLGYGLLSGEYSKPAPDPVDENSAAEAKDYQIGIAPRMFKALVGRGHMEFSTNRQQDAQEFLLHFINMVERNCRSGPNPSEAFRFLVEERIVCQQSQKAKYTQRVDYIIQLPVPMDQAINKDELQEAERQRENGDSTATPVRAQIPFAVCMAALSEPELLTDFWSSAVQTKTTATKTTRFASFPDHLVIQIKKFTFGLDWVPKKLDVSIDVPDTLDLSALRASGQQPGEELLPEVAPPPLMTPDVEVKGILGSHGNEEDDSLYSPLLSPVLDDCTVSQLCDMGFPLEACRKAVYYTGNTGIDSAMNWVMGHMDDSDFSTPLVLPGCSGGTTPTMESVSEEHLATIVSMGFSREQATKALRATSNTLERAVDWIFSHLDDLESMEVSEGGRSAAESEVAREPPPGPCVRDGPGKYELFAFISHMGTSTMCGHYVCHIKKDQQWVIFNDQKVCASEKPPKDLGYLYFYRRMSE; this is translated from the exons ATGTCGGACGTCAGCGAAGTTTTGATGTCGGTTTTGTCCACAATTCGGGTACCGAAGCCCGGGGACCGCGTCCACAAAGATGAATGCGCCTTGTCATTTTCCTCCCCG GAAAGCGAAGGAGGCTTGTACGTGTGCATGAACAGCTTCCTGGGCTTTGGAAGCCAGTATGTGGACAGGCACCACGCTCGGGCTGGGCAGAGGGCTTACTTGCACATCACCAGGACTCGGAAGGCCAAG AAGGAAGACGACAATAACTCTGGATCAGGACACCCGCCCAAGAAGAAGCCCACCAGATTGGCTATAG GGATTGAAGGTGGTTTTGATGTGGAGCAAGAGCACTATGAGGAAGAATACAAGGTTGTCATCTTTCCtgacaaacaggaagtcacaACAGAGGACCTTGGAGCCATGCCTGATGTCGTTAAAGAGCGG GTGTCCTTGTCCATGACGGGCATCATTGCCGCCGACTCAGTGTCTCACACCTTGCAAGTACAACAGTGGGACGGGGAGGTGAGACAGGAGTCACGATATGCGGctgacctcaagcagcttgacAACGGCGTCAAGATCCCTCCCAG TGGCTGGCGGTGTGAAGTGTGCGGTCTCCAGGAAAATCTCTGGATGAACCTGACGGACGGCAAGGTGCTTTGCGGTCGCAAGTACTTTGATGGATCGGGCGGCAACAACCACGCCCTGCTCTACTTCCAGGAGACGGGATACCCGCTGGCGGTCAAACTTGGAACCATCACCCCCGACGGAGCAG ATGTTTATTCTTACGATGAGGATGACATGGTGCTAGAC TCCAAGTTACCAGAGCACCTTTCTCACTTTGGCATCGACATGATGACTATGGAGAAA ACTGAGCGGACCATGACAGAGCTGGAGATTGCCGTGAACCAGCGCGTCGGGGAGTGGGAGGTCATCCAAGAGTCCGGGACCACCCTGCGTCCGCTGTTTGGCCCCAGCCTGACTGGCATGAAGAACCTGGGCAATAGCTGCTACCTCAACTCTGTCATGCAAGTGCTCTTCACCGTTCCAGACTTCCAGAGCAA GTATGTGTCTAACATCGACAAAATTATTGACGAGGCCCCAAGTGACCCCACTCAAGACTTCAAAACCCAAGT AGCCAAACTGGGCTACGGCCTGTTGTCAGGTGAATATTCCAAACCAGCACCGGATCCTGTGGATGAAAATAGTGCAGCTGAGGCCAAG GATTACCAAATCGGCATAGCACCAAGAATGTTCAAAGCACTTGTTGGGCGAGGCCACATGGAGTTCTCTACCAATCGACAGCAAGATGCTCAGGAATTTCTATTGCACTTCATaaacatggtggag AGAAACTGTCGCTCGGGGCCTAACCCTTCTGAAGCCTTCAGGTTCTTGGTGGAGGAGAGGATTGTGTGTCAGCAGTCCCAGAAGGCCAAGTACACACAGCGAGTGGATTACATCATTCAGCTGCCTGTGCCCATGGACCAGGCCATCAACAAAG ATGAACTGCAGGAGGCGGAGCGCCAACGTGAGAACGGTGACTCGACAGCCACGCCCGTGCGAGCACAAATTCCCTTTGCGGTTTGCATGGCGGCCCTCAGCGAACCTGAACTCCTTACGGACTTCTGGAGCTCAGCTGTGCAGACCAAGACTACTGCCACCAA AACAACCCGCTTTGCCTCATTCCCTGACCACCTGGTTATCCAGATTAAGAAGTTCACATTTGGCCTTGACTGGGTCCCCAAGAAACTGG ATGTGAGCATTGACGTCCCCGACACTCTGGATCTGAGTGCACTTCGTGCGTCAGGGCAGCAGCCGGGAGAGGAGCTCTTACCAGAGGTGGCTCCGCCCCCACTCATGACCCCTGATGTGGAGGTCAAAGGTATCCTGGGCTCCCACGGCAACGAGGAGGACGACTCTCTCTACTCCCCACTGCTGT CTCCGGTCCTCGACGACTGCACAGTTTCGCAGCTGTGTGACATGGGCTTCCCCTTGGAAGCGTGCAGGAAAGCCGTGTACTACACTGGGAACACTGGCATCGACTCTGCCATGAACTGGGTGATGGGCCACATGGATGATTCAG ACTTCTCTACCCCCTTGGTATTGCCCGGCTGTAGTGGCGGGACCACGCCGACGATGGAGAGCGTCTCAGAGGAACACCTGGCAACCATCGTCTCTATGGGCTTCAGCCGAGAACAAGCCACCAAAGCACTTCGAGCAACG AGCAATACTCTGGAGCGAGCCGTGGACTGGATTTTCTCACACCTGGACGACCTGGAGTCCATGGAGGTGTCAGAGGGAGGCCGCTCGGCTGCCGAGAGCGAGGTCGCTCGGGAGCCTCCTCCCGGGCCTTGCGTCAGAGACGGACCAGGCA AATATGAACTGTTTGCCTTCATCAGCCACATGGGCACGAGCACAATGTGTGGCCACTACGTCTGTCACATCAAGAAGGATCAGCA